The following are encoded together in the Bradymonas sediminis genome:
- a CDS encoding ATP-binding protein, with translation MSPLSLIVMAIVALLGLATAVGAALMLVARNKRQAELEHQAEVERQAAIKLDASLQTRAHAPQPGRASAASTIDDLDSAREILATMSHEIRTPLNGVLGMLQLLENTSLTREQRRIVQTISDSGQVLSRVVDDYLTYYRLQSGQQLIATPAACELEDVVLQAMMRYQGLARERGLNIVLVSETRIPYLVKTDALRLQQVLANLILNAIKYTEIGEVCVSLEQHGERTEISVSDTGPGLSPKALETIFKPFIREESTANAESGTGLGLSIARQLTGALGGELSVDSEVGVGTSFTLSFPFEILVASPPKLAKMPWKSALILGGSPAASMALAELLEELGLRAHLADAPRTRAHFAADIVFEFSSDAPAGVLPTPLNARDKVDVIWLSDPRAHDLDLDEGANLLLQPFSRGTLRELLEGMTSDDPRRTIRTGRWRRSMADSNPLSILIAEDDSVSAQVIVGMLAGLGYTPTVVTTGPQAVEALRLGRFDVALLDINLPGMGGLEIIKRVDARNTWWVAMSASVQPELRARCRAAGFRDFLTKPLTVGGLRSALTRGAIRDSGVVDPRAGRAAINQMRDLFAQSPAAYRDLLAAHISQTDLLCADLESGFKNAADLSTARRAAHTLQAGAASFGCERVYNYARILDIEWDTLKPSKRAEIVAHLLKAWREEERAQIVGELEAARDAC, from the coding sequence ATGTCACCTCTCTCACTCATAGTCATGGCAATTGTGGCGCTCCTCGGACTCGCCACCGCGGTCGGCGCGGCGCTGATGCTTGTGGCGCGCAATAAGCGCCAGGCCGAGCTAGAGCACCAGGCCGAAGTTGAGCGTCAGGCAGCCATTAAATTAGACGCGTCGCTCCAAACACGAGCCCATGCGCCGCAGCCCGGGCGGGCGAGCGCTGCGAGCACCATCGACGACCTGGACTCGGCCCGAGAAATTCTGGCGACGATGAGCCACGAGATCCGCACGCCGCTCAACGGCGTGCTCGGCATGCTCCAGCTGCTCGAGAACACCTCACTCACCCGGGAGCAGCGCCGCATCGTGCAGACCATCTCGGACAGCGGGCAGGTCTTGTCCCGGGTCGTCGACGATTATCTAACCTATTATCGCCTGCAGTCCGGCCAGCAACTCATCGCGACCCCGGCGGCCTGCGAACTCGAAGACGTCGTGCTCCAGGCGATGATGCGCTACCAGGGGCTCGCGCGCGAGCGCGGCCTAAACATCGTCTTGGTCAGCGAAACCCGGATCCCCTACCTGGTCAAAACCGACGCCCTTCGCCTGCAACAGGTCCTGGCGAACCTGATCCTCAACGCCATCAAATATACCGAAATTGGCGAGGTCTGCGTGTCGCTGGAGCAGCACGGCGAGCGCACCGAGATCTCGGTCTCAGACACCGGCCCGGGCCTGAGCCCAAAGGCGCTGGAGACCATCTTCAAGCCCTTTATTCGCGAGGAGTCCACCGCGAACGCGGAGTCGGGCACGGGGCTCGGGCTGTCGATCGCGCGCCAACTAACAGGCGCGCTCGGCGGCGAGCTCAGCGTGGACTCAGAGGTCGGGGTGGGCACCAGCTTCACCCTGAGCTTTCCGTTCGAAATCCTGGTCGCGTCGCCGCCCAAATTGGCGAAGATGCCCTGGAAGTCGGCGTTGATTCTTGGCGGAAGCCCCGCCGCGTCCATGGCCCTGGCCGAGCTCTTAGAGGAATTGGGCCTTCGCGCACACCTGGCCGACGCGCCGCGCACCCGCGCGCATTTCGCCGCAGATATCGTCTTCGAATTCTCCAGCGACGCGCCCGCCGGCGTCCTTCCGACCCCGCTGAACGCCCGCGATAAGGTCGACGTCATCTGGCTGTCGGACCCGCGCGCCCACGACCTCGACCTCGACGAGGGCGCAAACCTCCTGCTGCAACCATTCTCGCGCGGCACCCTGCGCGAACTCCTCGAAGGCATGACCAGCGACGACCCGCGCCGCACGATTCGCACCGGCAGGTGGCGACGCTCGATGGCGGATTCGAACCCGCTGTCTATCCTCATCGCCGAAGACGACAGCGTCTCGGCCCAGGTCATCGTGGGGATGCTCGCCGGGTTGGGATATACACCCACCGTGGTGACCACCGGGCCGCAGGCCGTGGAGGCGCTGCGCCTGGGCCGCTTCGACGTGGCGCTGCTCGACATCAACCTGCCGGGGATGGGCGGCCTTGAGATCATCAAGCGGGTCGACGCGCGCAACACCTGGTGGGTGGCGATGAGCGCGTCGGTGCAGCCGGAGCTGCGCGCGCGGTGTCGCGCCGCGGGTTTTCGCGACTTCCTGACCAAGCCACTGACGGTGGGCGGGCTGCGAAGCGCGCTGACCCGCGGGGCCATCCGCGACTCCGGGGTGGTCGACCCGCGCGCCGGGCGCGCCGCGATCAACCAGATGCGCGACCTCTTCGCCCAATCCCCCGCGGCCTACCGAGACCTGCTGGCCGCGCATATCTCACAGACCGACCTGCTCTGCGCGGACCTCGAGTCCGGGTTTAAGAACGCCGCAGACCTGTCGACCGCCCGGCGCGCCGCCCACACCTTGCAGGCAGGCGCGGCGAGTTTTGGCTGCGAGCGAGTCTATAATTACGCGCGCATTCTCGACATTGAGTGGGATACGCTCAAGCCCTCCAAGCGCGCAGAAATCGTCGCCCATTTGCTCAAGGCGTGGCGCGAAGAAGAGCGGGCGCAGATCGTCGGCGAGCTCGAAGCCGCGCGCGACGCCTGCTGA
- a CDS encoding DUF4349 domain-containing protein, with protein MNYDVQPASAPAPSRRSASSSGVARRSAPTPRPAPKAAAPGTPVRGGGAPDTSANGGQAATSGAAPKGEESAKTAPLLIYNGTVLLALYDVADTQEKIIELVESEGGWVSTRSTNRVILRVPAPKFRVMLDRIAGMGDLLDLQWQAEDVTAVVRDTRIRLDSALAMRARLQELLAKASDVKDALAIEQQLGRVILEIEQLQAALRGYKDRIAYSTITVEFRPKANQTLPNTEYTLPFSWIDGLGVQRLLQIPRM; from the coding sequence ATGAATTATGACGTGCAGCCCGCGTCGGCGCCTGCCCCGTCGCGGCGCTCCGCGTCTAGCTCAGGCGTAGCGCGTCGCTCGGCGCCGACTCCGCGCCCCGCGCCTAAGGCGGCGGCGCCCGGCACTCCGGTGCGCGGCGGCGGCGCGCCCGATACCAGCGCGAATGGTGGACAGGCGGCGACCTCAGGCGCTGCGCCGAAGGGCGAAGAGTCCGCCAAGACCGCGCCTCTGCTCATCTATAACGGGACCGTCCTGCTCGCCCTTTATGATGTCGCCGACACTCAGGAGAAGATTATCGAGCTGGTGGAATCTGAGGGCGGCTGGGTGTCGACCCGCAGCACCAATCGGGTCATCCTGCGTGTCCCGGCGCCCAAATTCCGCGTGATGCTCGACCGAATCGCCGGGATGGGCGACTTGCTCGACCTGCAGTGGCAGGCCGAGGACGTCACCGCCGTGGTGCGCGACACCCGCATTCGCCTGGACAGCGCGCTCGCGATGCGCGCGCGCCTTCAGGAGCTCCTGGCCAAGGCCTCAGACGTCAAAGACGCGCTGGCCATCGAGCAGCAGCTCGGGCGGGTCATCCTGGAGATCGAGCAATTGCAGGCGGCGCTGCGCGGCTATAAGGACCGCATCGCCTACTCGACCATCACCGTCGAGTTCCGCCCCAAGGCGAACCAGACGCTGCCCAATACCGAATATACGCTGCCGTTTTCGTGGATCGACGGCCTCGGCGTTCAACGTCTTCTGCAAATTCCGAGGATGTGA
- a CDS encoding MOSC domain-containing protein, translating into MSLRVGLPREYGTPGAKEPMHRPWRTGFFKDAVRGSIFLGRTNLDGDGQADLRVHGGPDKAVCVYPAARYPYWRERLGLELPYGSFGENFTVAGLDEDSVCIGDIFEVGEALVEVSQPRSPCWKLARRWGEKKLALWVQQTGFTGWYFRVLEEGEVACGQALRLRERPHPEWTVMRANAVRYDPARALEDAAALANLPALGESWRTKLALAAKRQLSRDESRRLIGENRED; encoded by the coding sequence ATGTCATTGCGCGTCGGTCTTCCCAGAGAATATGGGACGCCGGGAGCCAAAGAGCCGATGCACCGCCCCTGGCGCACCGGGTTTTTCAAAGACGCGGTGCGCGGCTCCATCTTCCTCGGGCGTACGAATCTCGACGGCGACGGGCAAGCGGATCTGCGCGTGCATGGCGGCCCGGATAAGGCGGTCTGCGTCTACCCCGCGGCGCGTTATCCCTATTGGCGCGAGCGCCTCGGGCTTGAGCTTCCCTACGGATCTTTTGGCGAGAATTTTACGGTCGCCGGTCTCGACGAGGACAGCGTTTGCATCGGGGATATTTTCGAAGTTGGCGAGGCATTGGTCGAGGTCTCGCAGCCCCGCTCTCCCTGCTGGAAGTTGGCGCGCCGATGGGGCGAAAAGAAGCTCGCCCTGTGGGTTCAGCAAACCGGATTCACGGGGTGGTATTTTCGCGTCCTGGAAGAGGGCGAGGTCGCCTGCGGTCAGGCGCTTCGACTGCGCGAGCGTCCTCATCCCGAGTGGACGGTGATGCGGGCGAACGCGGTGCGCTATGACCCGGCGCGCGCGCTTGAAGACGCCGCAGCCCTGGCGAATCTGCCCGCGCTCGGCGAGAGTTGGCGCACCAAGCTCGCGCTGGCGGCCAAACGTCAATTGAGCCGCGATGAGTCTCGGCGGCTTATTGGTGAGAATCGGGAGGATTGA
- a CDS encoding YsnF/AvaK domain-containing protein — protein sequence MRTTIVGLFDEEESAKFLHQEIQNRGIHERDTEALSWRRLSEGDDPWNINPGGRSDSDIATNLAAHLRNWGIPEDDSWDFAKAVREGGNIVLVRSQDTDKIDEIEKLMEQNEAIDLDDRRAMWRDKAHMRDESFPEDHHENTVLRAGGPSTDMSSNGTLAQDTHDRYAGASRDVASTARLHKPATHDDAGLQEAHEELRVSKKKVAVGTVRVHKQVKEEEVEEDIKLRSETVEIERRPIDPSEKIDDADDIFREETIEFTEYAEEPVVEKVVRLDDEYVAKHNVEEHKETVHDTVRRAVVNIEPLTREMRPEDSYDSHEPHFRNHYTGNFAELGHYDEYSPAYRYGHAFGASEQYANFSYDEVEPALRHSYEAQYGSGTFDRYRDAARYGFDSTRRR from the coding sequence ATGAGGACCACCATCGTTGGATTATTCGACGAGGAAGAATCGGCAAAATTCCTCCACCAAGAAATCCAAAACCGAGGCATACACGAGCGCGACACAGAAGCCCTTTCATGGAGGAGGCTTAGCGAAGGCGACGACCCGTGGAATATTAACCCCGGGGGGCGCAGCGACTCAGATATTGCGACCAACCTGGCCGCACATTTGCGAAATTGGGGAATCCCAGAAGACGACTCATGGGACTTCGCCAAGGCGGTGCGCGAGGGCGGAAATATCGTGTTGGTGCGCTCCCAAGACACCGATAAGATCGACGAGATTGAGAAGTTAATGGAGCAAAACGAGGCGATCGACCTCGACGACCGCCGCGCGATGTGGCGCGACAAAGCGCATATGCGTGACGAATCATTCCCCGAAGACCACCATGAAAATACGGTGTTGCGCGCCGGCGGACCCTCCACCGATATGAGCTCCAATGGCACGCTGGCCCAGGATACCCACGACCGCTACGCAGGCGCGAGTCGCGACGTCGCCTCCACCGCCCGCCTGCACAAACCGGCGACCCACGACGACGCCGGCCTGCAAGAGGCTCATGAGGAGCTTCGCGTCAGCAAAAAGAAGGTCGCGGTCGGCACGGTGCGCGTGCATAAGCAGGTGAAAGAAGAGGAGGTCGAGGAAGACATCAAGCTGCGCTCGGAGACCGTTGAGATCGAGCGCCGCCCCATCGATCCCTCCGAGAAAATCGACGACGCCGACGATATCTTCCGCGAGGAGACTATCGAGTTCACCGAATACGCCGAAGAGCCCGTCGTCGAGAAGGTCGTGCGCCTCGACGATGAGTATGTCGCCAAACACAATGTCGAGGAGCATAAGGAGACGGTCCACGACACCGTGCGACGGGCGGTCGTGAATATTGAGCCCCTCACCCGCGAGATGAGGCCCGAGGACTCCTACGACAGCCACGAGCCGCATTTTCGCAACCACTATACCGGCAACTTCGCCGAACTCGGTCATTATGACGAGTATAGCCCGGCCTACCGCTACGGCCACGCGTTCGGGGCGAGTGAGCAATACGCCAACTTCAGCTACGACGAGGTCGAGCCGGCGCTGCGCCACTCCTACGAGGCGCAATACGGCAGCGGCACCTTTGACCGCTACCGCGACGCCGCGCGCTACGGCTTCGACTCGACCCGACGCCGCTAA
- a CDS encoding SDR family oxidoreductase yields the protein MSEKSFQDKVALVTGAAAGIGRATALGFAKEGAKVVVSDVDDAGGEETLAMIRELGGEGIYAHADVSSLEQVDALFDTLKKTYGRLDFACNNAGIEGAHVPTADCTLENWDRTIGINLNGVFYCMRRELELMAPAKSGVIVNMSSIAGLKGLANMPAYVASKHAVVGLTKTAALEYAGIGVRINAICPGGVATPMVERMTGGDPEIMAQYAAMEPVGRMGRPEEIADAVIWLCSDKASFVTGSAIPVDGGVLAG from the coding sequence ATGAGTGAGAAAAGCTTCCAAGACAAAGTCGCCCTGGTCACCGGTGCAGCTGCAGGGATCGGCCGCGCGACCGCCCTGGGCTTCGCCAAAGAGGGCGCCAAAGTGGTCGTGTCGGACGTCGACGACGCCGGCGGCGAGGAGACGCTCGCGATGATCCGTGAGCTGGGCGGCGAGGGCATTTATGCGCACGCTGATGTATCCTCGCTTGAGCAGGTCGACGCGCTCTTCGACACGCTTAAGAAGACCTACGGGCGCCTGGACTTCGCCTGCAATAACGCCGGCATCGAGGGCGCACACGTCCCCACCGCCGACTGCACCCTCGAGAATTGGGACCGCACCATCGGCATCAACCTCAACGGGGTGTTTTATTGCATGCGTCGCGAGCTCGAATTGATGGCCCCGGCCAAAAGCGGCGTCATCGTCAATATGTCGTCGATCGCCGGGCTCAAGGGCTTGGCCAATATGCCGGCTTATGTGGCAAGCAAACACGCCGTGGTCGGGCTGACCAAGACGGCCGCGCTTGAATACGCGGGCATCGGTGTGCGCATCAACGCCATTTGCCCGGGCGGCGTCGCCACGCCGATGGTGGAGCGAATGACCGGCGGCGACCCCGAAATCATGGCCCAATACGCCGCGATGGAGCCGGTCGGGCGCATGGGCCGGCCCGAAGAGATCGCCGATGCGGTCATCTGGCTATGCTCAGACAAGGCGTCTTTTGTCACCGGCAGCGCCATTCCGGTCGACGGCGGGGTCCTCGCCGGCTGA
- a CDS encoding sigma-54-dependent transcriptional regulator encodes MNGRILLVEDDDSLREILAFNLEDAGFSVDTAENGRQALEKFDPTRHETVITDLRMPEMNGMELLSELLERDPAAVVVVVTAYGNTERALEAMRRGAFHYVEKPVNNLALQTVINKAVDYRRSRRENTALKQRVQRGERPALIASSPAMNEVLRLVDKVAPSDATILIQGESGTGKELIARAIHERSERADARFVAINCAAIPSELLESILFGHEKGAFTGAHSASEGKFAAAHGGTLFLDEIAEMSAKLQSKLLRVLQEGEIEVIGANQPVSVDVRVLAATHQNLKERVDRGEFRQDLFFRLNVIPLRIPPLRERREDIPVLFRFFLRHHAEGEGIEVDRAVDDALLKYDWPGNVRELQNIVERMILLRDGARLTLADVPDILRPDAGFDVDSGALPFQLPEGGLDLMALEKTIILAALAKMDGNQSATARYLNIPRHVLLYRLEKYEVDDDEPDAPK; translated from the coding sequence ATGAACGGACGTATTTTGCTGGTTGAAGATGACGATAGTCTTCGCGAAATCCTGGCCTTTAACCTCGAGGACGCGGGCTTTTCGGTGGACACCGCCGAGAACGGCCGCCAGGCGCTAGAGAAATTCGACCCGACCCGCCACGAGACGGTCATCACCGACCTTCGCATGCCCGAGATGAACGGCATGGAGCTGCTGTCGGAATTGCTGGAGCGCGACCCTGCCGCGGTGGTGGTGGTGGTCACCGCCTACGGCAACACGGAGCGCGCGCTGGAGGCGATGCGCCGCGGCGCTTTTCACTATGTCGAAAAACCCGTCAACAACCTCGCCCTGCAAACAGTCATCAACAAGGCGGTCGATTATCGCCGCAGTCGGCGCGAAAATACTGCGTTAAAACAACGGGTTCAGCGCGGCGAGCGTCCGGCGCTTATCGCGTCGAGCCCGGCGATGAATGAGGTGCTTCGGCTGGTCGATAAGGTCGCGCCGAGCGACGCGACCATCCTCATTCAGGGGGAGTCGGGCACCGGCAAAGAGCTGATCGCCCGCGCCATCCACGAGCGCTCCGAGCGCGCCGACGCGCGTTTTGTCGCCATCAATTGCGCCGCGATTCCCTCGGAACTCCTCGAGAGCATCCTCTTTGGCCACGAGAAAGGCGCGTTCACCGGCGCGCATAGCGCCAGCGAGGGGAAGTTCGCGGCGGCTCATGGCGGCACGCTCTTTTTGGACGAAATCGCCGAGATGTCGGCCAAGCTCCAGTCCAAGCTGCTTCGCGTGCTCCAGGAAGGTGAGATCGAAGTCATCGGCGCGAACCAGCCGGTGTCCGTGGACGTGCGCGTGCTGGCGGCCACCCATCAGAACCTAAAAGAGCGCGTCGATCGGGGCGAGTTTCGCCAGGACCTCTTCTTTCGCCTCAACGTCATTCCGCTTCGCATCCCGCCGCTGAGAGAGCGCCGCGAGGATATCCCCGTGCTCTTTCGCTTCTTTTTGCGCCACCACGCCGAGGGCGAGGGCATTGAGGTCGACCGCGCGGTCGACGACGCCCTGCTCAAATACGATTGGCCGGGCAACGTGCGTGAGCTCCAAAATATCGTGGAGCGCATGATTCTATTGCGCGACGGCGCCCGGCTCACGCTGGCCGATGTGCCGGATATATTGCGACCTGACGCGGGCTTCGACGTCGACTCGGGCGCCCTGCCCTTTCAACTCCCCGAGGGCGGCCTGGACCTGATGGCGCTCGAAAAAACGATCATCCTGGCGGCCCTGGCGAAGATGGATGGCAACCAGTCGGCGACGGCGCGCTACCTTAATATCCCGCGCCACGTGCTGCTCTACCGCCTGGAGAAATACGAGGTTGACGACGATGAACCGGACGCGCCGAAATGA
- a CDS encoding sensor histidine kinase, with protein MPFPTHRQARHDAPLSFELNDRDQTLRLWIAAILIVGLTVVHYITDSHAVAFHNVYRRLYYIPIVLAAFSWGVKGGVGAAVISSVFYIPHAFFMTHADPSPAIDKVLEMVLYVGIGGLTGWLVSRQNEIRRALERSLAERDMLEESLVRAGKLSALGQLTSGLAHEIRNPLAAILGSAETLVAEFDPSHRKYRMGQLLLQEIDRLNRVVSDFLEFARPGEPQQMEVNPVALAKEVFELTAARARELDIAVDISHAEVPPRLLADPDQVRQVLLNFFLNAYQALEERASTDDFSPEIELLSEQRKVGARSYFCLGLRDNGPGVPGDIREKIFDPYFTTRLEGSGLGLSVSARIAETHGGFVDVTDASPGAIFWLCLPEISE; from the coding sequence ATGCCCTTTCCCACCCATCGACAAGCCCGCCACGATGCGCCGCTCTCCTTTGAGCTAAACGACCGCGATCAAACGCTTCGACTTTGGATTGCGGCCATCCTCATCGTTGGGCTGACGGTGGTTCACTATATCACCGACAGTCACGCGGTCGCGTTTCATAATGTCTACCGCCGGCTCTATTATATCCCGATTGTGCTCGCTGCGTTTTCCTGGGGCGTCAAAGGTGGGGTCGGCGCGGCCGTGATCTCGTCGGTCTTCTATATCCCGCACGCCTTCTTTATGACCCACGCCGACCCGTCGCCCGCCATCGATAAGGTGCTCGAAATGGTTCTCTACGTGGGCATTGGCGGGCTGACCGGCTGGTTGGTCAGCCGCCAGAATGAGATTCGGCGCGCGCTTGAGCGCTCGCTGGCCGAGCGCGATATGCTCGAAGAAAGCCTGGTGCGCGCGGGGAAACTCAGCGCCCTCGGACAGCTCACCTCTGGGCTTGCGCACGAGATTCGAAACCCGCTGGCGGCGATTTTGGGGAGCGCCGAGACCCTGGTGGCTGAGTTCGACCCGAGCCATCGCAAATACCGCATGGGCCAGCTTTTGTTGCAGGAGATCGACCGCCTTAACCGGGTGGTCAGCGACTTCTTGGAATTCGCGCGCCCCGGCGAGCCTCAGCAAATGGAGGTCAACCCGGTGGCGCTGGCAAAAGAGGTCTTCGAGCTGACCGCAGCCCGCGCCCGTGAGCTTGATATCGCGGTGGATATCTCCCACGCTGAGGTTCCGCCCAGGCTTCTGGCCGACCCCGACCAGGTGCGCCAGGTGCTGCTCAACTTTTTTCTCAATGCCTATCAGGCCCTCGAAGAACGTGCGTCGACCGACGATTTCTCCCCCGAAATCGAGCTGCTCAGCGAGCAGCGAAAGGTCGGCGCGCGCAGCTATTTTTGCCTGGGCCTTCGCGACAACGGACCCGGGGTGCCCGGCGATATTCGCGAAAAGATCTTCGACCCCTATTTCACGACCCGGCTCGAAGGCAGCGGCCTCGGGCTGAGCGTGTCGGCGCGCATCGCCGAGACCCATGGCGGTTTCGTCGACGTCACCGACGCCTCGCCGGGCGCAATATTTTGGCTCTGCCTTCCGGAGATTAGTGAATGA
- a CDS encoding heavy metal translocating P-type ATPase encodes MMPQSTSSDANTSTTQTTLPIEGMTCASCVGRVERALMDIPGVREVSVNLATERAHIRGSADSDALVAAVAKAGYTARPIDMGAAAGDDAAQERKDAERTQLKRDLTLAAILTLPVFALEMGSHLIPGMEALIVRTIGMQWNWYIQFALTTLVLAMPGLRFYRLGIPAVFRLTPDMNSLVAVGTLAAYLYSLVATFVPSLLPPNTVNVYYEAAAVIVTLILLGRFLEARAKGRTSEAIQRLVGLQPKTARVRRDGAEREIPIAEVIAGDIILVRPGERIPVDGEVISGQSYVDESMITGEPVPVLKTVDAGLVGGTVNQKGALTFRATAVGGETVLSQIIRMVEQAQGSKLPIQALVDKVTMRFVPIVMAVAVVTFLVWLAVGPDPVLTFALVNAVAVLIIACPCAMGLATPTSIMVGTGRGAELGVLFRKGEALQSLKDAKVVAVDKTGTLTEGHPTLTDLVISEGFERTNVLALIAAVEAQSEHPIARAIVDAAESEGIAVPDITDFDSITGFGVKAKVNGELVEIGADRYMRKLGLDVAVFADNAERLGNEGKTPLYAAIGGKLAAIIAVADPIKESTPTAIAALHKLGLKVVMITGDNQRTAEAIARQLDIDEVIAEVLPADKVDAVRKLKAEHGQLAFVGDGINDAPALAEADVGLAVGTGTDIAIEAADVVLMSGSLMGVPTAIALSRATIGNIHQNLFWAFAYNAALIPVAAGVLYPTWEILLSPIFAAGAMALSSIFVLGNALRLRGFQSPVEAIPASGAKAV; translated from the coding sequence ATGATGCCCCAGTCAACCAGCAGCGATGCGAACACCTCGACAACCCAGACCACGCTGCCGATCGAAGGCATGACGTGTGCATCGTGCGTTGGCCGAGTCGAGCGCGCATTGATGGACATTCCCGGGGTGCGTGAGGTCTCCGTAAACCTCGCCACCGAGCGCGCGCATATCCGCGGGAGCGCCGACTCTGACGCGCTCGTCGCGGCGGTCGCCAAGGCCGGATATACCGCGCGCCCCATCGATATGGGCGCGGCCGCCGGCGATGACGCCGCCCAGGAGCGCAAAGACGCCGAGCGCACCCAACTCAAGCGCGACCTGACGCTCGCGGCCATTCTTACGCTGCCGGTCTTCGCGCTCGAAATGGGCTCACACCTCATCCCCGGCATGGAGGCGCTGATCGTGCGCACGATCGGCATGCAATGGAATTGGTATATCCAATTCGCGCTGACGACCCTGGTGCTGGCGATGCCGGGACTTCGGTTTTACCGCCTGGGCATTCCCGCGGTCTTTCGCCTCACCCCCGATATGAACTCGCTGGTCGCCGTTGGCACGCTCGCCGCCTACCTCTACTCGCTGGTGGCGACCTTCGTGCCGAGTTTGCTGCCGCCCAATACGGTCAACGTCTACTATGAGGCGGCCGCCGTAATCGTCACCCTGATCCTGCTGGGGCGCTTTTTGGAAGCGCGCGCCAAGGGCCGCACCTCCGAGGCGATTCAGCGGCTGGTCGGGCTGCAGCCAAAGACTGCGCGGGTGCGACGAGACGGAGCCGAGCGCGAAATCCCAATCGCCGAGGTTATCGCCGGCGATATCATCCTGGTTCGACCGGGCGAGCGCATTCCGGTGGACGGCGAAGTCATCAGCGGGCAGAGCTACGTCGATGAATCGATGATTACCGGCGAGCCGGTCCCGGTGCTCAAGACGGTGGACGCAGGATTGGTCGGCGGCACCGTGAATCAAAAAGGAGCGCTCACTTTCCGCGCAACGGCGGTGGGCGGTGAGACCGTGCTCTCGCAGATCATCCGCATGGTCGAGCAGGCGCAGGGCTCGAAATTGCCGATCCAGGCGCTAGTCGACAAGGTAACCATGCGCTTTGTGCCGATTGTGATGGCCGTGGCCGTAGTGACCTTCCTCGTCTGGCTGGCAGTGGGTCCAGATCCGGTGCTGACATTTGCGCTGGTGAATGCCGTGGCCGTTTTGATTATCGCCTGCCCGTGTGCGATGGGCCTGGCGACGCCGACCTCGATCATGGTCGGAACGGGGCGCGGTGCAGAGCTTGGCGTGCTCTTCCGAAAAGGTGAGGCGCTGCAGTCACTTAAGGACGCGAAGGTTGTGGCGGTCGATAAGACCGGGACGCTGACCGAGGGGCACCCGACGCTGACCGACCTGGTGATCAGCGAAGGCTTCGAGCGCACCAACGTTTTGGCGCTCATCGCTGCGGTCGAAGCACAGTCCGAGCACCCCATCGCGCGCGCCATCGTCGATGCCGCCGAAAGCGAGGGGATTGCGGTTCCGGACATCACCGACTTCGATTCAATCACCGGCTTTGGCGTTAAGGCGAAGGTAAACGGAGAGCTGGTTGAGATCGGCGCGGACCGCTATATGCGCAAGCTTGGGCTGGACGTGGCGGTCTTCGCCGACAACGCTGAGCGTCTGGGCAACGAAGGGAAAACGCCCCTCTATGCTGCCATTGGTGGCAAATTGGCGGCGATTATCGCCGTGGCCGACCCGATAAAAGAGAGCACACCGACTGCAATCGCAGCGCTTCACAAACTTGGCTTAAAAGTCGTGATGATCACGGGCGACAACCAGCGCACCGCCGAGGCCATCGCGCGCCAGCTCGATATTGACGAAGTCATCGCCGAGGTTCTGCCCGCCGACAAGGTCGACGCAGTCCGCAAATTAAAAGCCGAGCACGGCCAGCTCGCCTTTGTCGGCGACGGCATCAACGACGCGCCCGCGCTGGCCGAGGCGGATGTCGGCCTGGCGGTCGGCACGGGCACCGATATCGCCATCGAGGCGGCCGACGTGGTCTTGATGTCGGGCAGCCTGATGGGCGTGCCCACCGCCATCGCGCTGTCACGCGCGACGATCGGCAATATCCACCAGAACCTCTTCTGGGCCTTCGCCTATAACGCGGCGCTGATTCCGGTCGCCGCGGGCGTGCTCTATCCGACCTGGGAAATCCTGTTGTCGCCGATCTTTGCGGCCGGCGCGATGGCGTTGTCCAGCATCTTTGTGCTCGGCAATGCGCTGCGTTTGCGTGGATTTCAATCACCGGTGGAAGCAATACCGGCCAGCGGCGCGAAGGCGGTGTAA